Proteins from a genomic interval of Mycolicibacterium madagascariense:
- a CDS encoding ATP-binding protein has translation MTRNAQPRVDHLYDPPVAVIGNLRFTRGGVYADYLIDGLPLVLRPLRTHERGSRYYRNLARALPSGWSLSGLLDTTDPNRLLRNMVGNHGHRSEWVEHCRLWEPTFNPAAAPAGAPVFLEQRRRGWLTFPVDSGRGGRNAAGAATKAKDWVVGRDVDSDTSVAAYARLAAEVVASVPAQFSVRAASPLQILWQHRHQVFRGALHEPMPPAAAGPDRLTGAAFVRPGVDEGANAVRSSWWPTMRPVVRLYDADRPDGPWSYQALLPVTHFPDTGLRFTKAAYLYALDNVETDATIDWMQHVTVRSPDRAEALNARAAKNIKDQMRQRGRMIEEDDELDIKLANTREYNAQIKANPSERELDVATLIAVGAPNLEVCEDAVKQVRHELDQAEIAVSRWRGAQSKLWAGFNPGSEKHAHLDEFRDPTSAHLWGRFTPLISTRVGDSRGTPLAENQNTLRRSLILHDPEGCARRQKNTGLIVIGDPGAGKSNRAKLSGIEVVLRGGKVDVFDPGTHGEWGQAFRNVTDTTTVDLGDSRFSLDPLRMFPFEEAGDVAADHILPMIGVPADSDLENRFTLLVSPDMRHTNGINSMRSLIGYLRDQPGAGNDMLLARLEAWATQRAARAIFDETLPAYSTSQSLATIWLTNRLGLPDADDILNPHLYDKLPKSARAGMAIYGLIIDTVQRHQFLRREQFSTMIFEEAAELMAYPAGARTAHRITRQGRKHATGIWLISQDYRDFERMGDKFITQKWLFAIRNEELATRTLEWAGVDPALYPEVVQSYYEDTSPAESADDEDSDDDAFGKVHPSRMGEGFIVDERGRRARCRFLGAPTAQLANDVDSTPPEETSTPREEVLA, from the coding sequence ATGACTCGCAATGCTCAGCCGCGCGTCGATCATCTCTACGACCCGCCCGTGGCGGTGATCGGCAATCTGCGTTTCACCCGCGGCGGGGTGTACGCCGACTACCTCATCGACGGGCTGCCCCTGGTGCTGCGGCCGCTGCGCACCCATGAGCGGGGGAGCCGCTACTACCGCAACCTGGCCCGCGCGTTGCCCTCGGGATGGTCACTGTCCGGGCTACTGGACACCACCGATCCGAACCGCCTGCTGCGCAACATGGTTGGCAACCACGGCCACCGATCGGAATGGGTGGAGCACTGCCGACTGTGGGAGCCCACCTTTAACCCGGCCGCCGCACCCGCTGGCGCGCCGGTCTTCCTCGAACAACGTCGGCGCGGCTGGCTGACCTTCCCCGTCGACAGCGGCCGGGGCGGTCGCAACGCGGCTGGCGCGGCCACCAAAGCCAAGGACTGGGTGGTGGGCCGCGACGTCGACTCCGACACCTCGGTAGCGGCCTACGCGCGCCTGGCCGCTGAGGTCGTCGCCTCCGTGCCCGCACAGTTCAGCGTCCGCGCGGCCAGTCCACTGCAGATCCTGTGGCAGCACCGCCACCAAGTCTTTCGCGGTGCACTGCACGAACCGATGCCGCCGGCCGCAGCCGGCCCGGACCGGCTGACCGGCGCGGCTTTCGTGCGCCCCGGAGTCGACGAGGGCGCCAATGCGGTGCGGTCGTCCTGGTGGCCGACGATGCGCCCCGTCGTGCGCCTATATGACGCCGATCGCCCCGATGGTCCATGGAGTTACCAGGCACTGCTACCGGTCACGCATTTTCCCGACACCGGCCTGCGGTTCACCAAAGCGGCCTACCTGTATGCGCTCGACAACGTCGAAACCGACGCGACCATCGACTGGATGCAACACGTCACGGTGCGCAGCCCCGACCGCGCCGAGGCGCTCAACGCGCGCGCGGCCAAGAACATCAAAGATCAGATGCGCCAGCGCGGCCGCATGATCGAAGAGGACGACGAACTCGACATCAAGCTGGCCAACACCCGCGAGTACAACGCGCAGATCAAGGCCAACCCCAGCGAGCGCGAGCTGGACGTCGCCACGCTGATCGCCGTGGGCGCACCCAACTTGGAGGTGTGCGAGGACGCGGTGAAGCAGGTCCGCCACGAACTCGACCAGGCTGAGATCGCCGTCAGTCGGTGGCGTGGCGCTCAATCGAAGCTGTGGGCGGGGTTTAATCCGGGCAGCGAAAAGCACGCCCACCTCGACGAGTTCCGCGACCCAACGTCGGCGCACCTGTGGGGCCGATTCACACCACTGATCTCCACGCGCGTGGGTGACTCCCGCGGGACACCGCTGGCTGAGAACCAGAACACGTTGCGCCGCAGCTTGATCCTGCACGACCCTGAGGGATGCGCCCGCCGGCAGAAGAACACCGGGCTGATCGTCATCGGTGACCCAGGGGCAGGAAAGTCCAACCGCGCCAAACTCTCTGGGATCGAGGTGGTGCTGCGCGGCGGCAAGGTCGACGTGTTCGACCCCGGCACGCACGGCGAGTGGGGCCAAGCCTTCCGCAACGTCACCGACACCACCACCGTCGACTTGGGAGATTCCCGGTTCAGCCTTGATCCGCTGCGCATGTTCCCGTTCGAGGAGGCCGGAGACGTGGCCGCCGACCACATCCTGCCGATGATCGGGGTTCCCGCCGACAGTGACTTGGAGAACCGGTTCACCCTCCTGGTGAGCCCAGACATGCGTCACACCAACGGAATCAACTCGATGCGTTCACTGATTGGGTATCTGCGCGACCAGCCCGGCGCCGGCAACGACATGCTGCTCGCCCGGCTGGAAGCCTGGGCCACCCAGCGGGCAGCGCGGGCCATCTTCGACGAGACGCTGCCGGCGTACTCGACGTCGCAGTCCCTGGCCACGATCTGGCTGACCAACCGGCTGGGCCTGCCCGACGCCGACGACATTCTCAACCCGCACCTCTACGACAAGCTGCCCAAGAGCGCGCGGGCGGGCATGGCGATTTACGGGCTGATCATCGACACGGTGCAGCGCCATCAGTTCCTGCGGCGCGAGCAGTTCTCGACGATGATCTTCGAAGAGGCCGCCGAACTGATGGCCTACCCCGCTGGTGCGCGCACGGCGCACCGCATCACACGTCAGGGCCGCAAACACGCCACCGGCATTTGGCTGATTTCCCAGGACTACCGCGATTTCGAGCGGATGGGCGACAAGTTCATCACCCAGAAATGGCTGTTCGCGATCCGCAACGAGGAGCTGGCGACCAGGACGTTGGAGTGGGCCGGTGTCGATCCCGCGCTGTATCCCGAGGTCGTGCAGTCCTACTACGAGGACACCAGTCCGGCCGAGTCGGCCGATGACGAGGACAGCGACGACGACGCCTTCGGCAAGGTTCACCCGTCGCGGATGGGGGAGGGGTTCATCGTCGATGAGCGCGGTCGGCGGGCGCGCTGCCGCTTCCTAGGCGCTCCGACCGCGCAGCTCGCCAACGACGTCGACAGCACCCCGCCCGAGGAAACTTCCACCCCGCGCGAGGAGGTGCTCGCATGA